The following proteins are co-located in the Roseovarius arcticus genome:
- a CDS encoding MFS transporter gives MPQSTSTLTLFRNQTFRMLWIAALASNFGGLVQAVGAAWMMTSLTQSQSMVALVQSSVTLPIMIFSLLAGVFADNFDRRKVMLIAQSFMLIVSIALAIMAYEGLLSPWLLLGFTFLIGCGTALHNPSWQASMGDIVSRDELSAAVSLNSMGFNLMRSIGPAAGGAIVAIAGAAAAFTVNAFSYFGIITALWLWRPATPQRRLPRERMGSAFSAGLRYVAMSPNLMKVIFRGFLFGLSAIAILALLPLIVRELLQGGAFVYGVLLGCFGMGAVFGALLNARLRARFQNERITQAAFLAFAISSITLALSRDYVFSGGALLLAGGSWVIALSLFNVTVQLSTPRWVVGRALALYQTGVFGGMAGGSWAWGAIAENFGADRAMFVAAAMLIFGALIGFSVPLPDSTELDLNPLNTFTEPSLRLDLKQRSGPIMIMVDYTIAQADVTEFLAVMNVRRRIRIRDGAQQWALLRDLENPDVWTETYHVPTWVEYVRHHERRTQADAESYKSVLKLHRGKERPKVHRMIERQAISLRDDTPLKDGPEENAE, from the coding sequence GTGCCGCAAAGTACGTCCACACTGACGCTTTTTCGAAATCAGACGTTTCGTATGCTGTGGATTGCAGCCCTTGCCTCGAACTTTGGGGGCCTCGTGCAGGCCGTTGGGGCAGCTTGGATGATGACATCGTTGACCCAGTCCCAAAGCATGGTCGCGCTCGTCCAATCCTCCGTGACGCTTCCCATCATGATATTCTCTTTGCTGGCAGGGGTGTTTGCCGACAATTTTGACCGCCGCAAGGTTATGCTCATCGCGCAATCCTTCATGCTCATCGTGTCGATCGCGCTTGCTATTATGGCCTATGAGGGACTGCTGTCACCTTGGCTCTTACTAGGGTTCACGTTTCTGATCGGGTGCGGCACGGCGTTGCACAATCCGTCATGGCAGGCATCGATGGGCGATATAGTTTCGCGTGACGAGCTGTCGGCGGCGGTGTCGCTCAACAGTATGGGCTTCAATTTGATGCGCAGCATTGGGCCTGCTGCTGGCGGCGCAATCGTGGCCATCGCCGGTGCTGCGGCTGCGTTTACGGTAAATGCGTTCAGTTATTTCGGCATCATTACTGCCCTTTGGCTGTGGCGACCCGCGACGCCGCAGCGGCGCTTGCCGCGCGAGCGGATGGGCAGCGCGTTTTCGGCGGGCCTGCGCTATGTCGCGATGTCGCCCAACCTCATGAAAGTGATCTTTCGCGGCTTCCTGTTTGGCCTCTCTGCCATTGCGATACTGGCGCTTCTGCCCCTGATCGTCAGGGAGTTGCTGCAGGGCGGGGCCTTTGTCTATGGTGTGCTATTAGGCTGCTTCGGTATGGGGGCAGTGTTCGGCGCGCTGCTGAACGCTCGCCTGCGCGCTCGGTTTCAGAACGAGCGTATTACACAAGCCGCGTTCCTCGCCTTCGCGATCAGCAGCATCACTCTGGCCCTAAGCCGCGACTACGTGTTCAGCGGCGGCGCCTTGCTGCTAGCTGGGGGCAGCTGGGTCATTGCTTTGTCGTTGTTCAATGTCACGGTGCAGTTGTCGACGCCGCGCTGGGTCGTCGGCAGGGCCCTTGCACTCTATCAGACCGGCGTATTCGGCGGCATGGCCGGGGGAAGTTGGGCGTGGGGCGCTATAGCTGAAAACTTCGGTGCGGACCGCGCGATGTTTGTGGCAGCCGCTATGCTGATCTTTGGGGCTTTGATCGGCTTTAGCGTGCCATTGCCAGATTCCACCGAGCTTGACCTCAATCCGCTAAATACCTTCACCGAGCCGTCGTTGCGGCTCGACCTGAAACAACGCAGCGGGCCTATAATGATCATGGTTGACTACACGATTGCCCAAGCGGACGTAACCGAATTTCTGGCTGTGATGAACGTGAGACGGCGCATCAGAATCCGAGACGGCGCGCAGCAATGGGCGCTGTTGCGTGATCTTGAAAACCCCGACGTCTGGACCGAGACGTATCATGTCCCCACTTGGGTCGAGTATGTTCGCCACCACGAGCGTCGAACCCAAGCAGACGCCGAGTCCTACAAGAGCGTTCTGAAGCTGCATCGCGGCAAGGAACGGCCCAAGGTGCATCGTATGATTGAACGGCAGGCAATATCGCTTCGAGACGATACACCGCTCAAAGACGGGCCTGAGGAAAATGCAGAATAA
- the dapF gene encoding diaminopimelate epimerase, giving the protein MDTRRDTGLPFMKMHGLGNDFVVLDARELGVLDARAQDMAMTPALAILLGDRHRGIGFDQLAVISAGAGDAHLTFWNSDGSMAGACGNATRCIARYLMDEAGTDTLHLTTQRGDLYAQDAGDGLTSVNMGAPQLDWQDIPLAEEMDTLELPIEGGPVATGMGNPHCTFFVADAEAIPLEQFGPRYEHHPLFPQRTNVQVASVIGADHIRMRVWERGVGVTLASGSSSCAVAVAAARRGLTGRAVRVDLDGGTLMIDWRGDGVWMTGPTMHVASGVLTPAFLAGAT; this is encoded by the coding sequence ATGGATACGCGCCGCGATACGGGTTTGCCCTTCATGAAGATGCATGGGCTGGGAAACGACTTTGTCGTGCTGGACGCGCGCGAGTTGGGTGTGCTGGATGCGCGCGCGCAGGATATGGCGATGACGCCGGCGCTGGCGATCCTGCTGGGCGACCGGCATCGCGGCATCGGATTTGACCAATTGGCAGTGATTAGCGCCGGTGCTGGCGACGCACATCTGACTTTTTGGAACAGCGATGGCAGCATGGCGGGCGCGTGTGGCAACGCCACCCGCTGTATAGCGCGCTACCTGATGGACGAGGCCGGCACTGATACGCTTCACCTTACCACGCAGCGAGGCGATCTTTATGCGCAGGATGCGGGCGATGGATTGACGTCGGTGAATATGGGCGCGCCTCAGCTTGACTGGCAGGACATTCCGCTAGCCGAGGAGATGGACACGCTGGAATTGCCCATCGAGGGCGGCCCCGTCGCTACCGGGATGGGCAATCCGCACTGCACGTTTTTCGTCGCCGATGCCGAGGCTATCCCGCTGGAGCAGTTCGGCCCGCGGTATGAGCATCATCCACTGTTTCCCCAGCGTACCAATGTACAGGTCGCCAGTGTCATAGGCGCCGATCACATTCGCATGCGCGTGTGGGAGCGGGGGGTCGGCGTGACGCTCGCCTCTGGCTCCTCCTCTTGCGCGGTTGCTGTGGCGGCGGCGCGGCGGGGGCTGACCGGGCGCGCGGTGCGCGTTGATCTGGATGGCGGCACGTTGATGATCGATTGGCGCGGCGACGGCGTCTGGATGACTGGTCCGACGATGCATGTGGCCAGCGGAGTGCTGACGCCCGCATTTCTGGCAGGTGCGACATGA
- the mtaB gene encoding tRNA (N(6)-L-threonylcarbamoyladenosine(37)-C(2))-methylthiotransferase MtaB, with the protein MNAPIFSNHGCRLNAYETEAMKELAASAGLQGAVVVNTCAVTSEAVRKARQDIRRLRRDNPDARIIVTGCAAQTEPATFSAMPEVDTVIGNTEKMQASTWAALAGDFGTEPVQVDDIMSVTETAGHLIDGFGTRSRAYVQVQNGCDHRCTFCIIPYGRGNSRSVPAGVIIDQIKRLVDAGYNEVVLTGVDLTSWGADLPATPKLGDLVMRILRLVQDLPRLRISSIDSIEVDENLLAAIATEPRLMPHLHLSLQHGDDLILKRMKRRHLRDDAIAFAEEARRLRPDMTFGADIIAGFPTETEAHFENSLALVRECDLTWLHVFPYSPRPGTPAARMPQVDGRAIKDRAARLRSVGTAQVERHLSAQVGRNHAVLMESPHMGRTEQFTEVTFDTPRPEGQIVAACINGVRGTQLVAA; encoded by the coding sequence ATGAACGCACCGATTTTCTCCAATCACGGTTGCCGCCTGAACGCTTATGAGACGGAAGCGATGAAGGAACTGGCCGCCAGCGCCGGGCTGCAAGGCGCTGTCGTGGTCAACACCTGCGCCGTGACGTCCGAGGCCGTGCGCAAAGCGCGCCAAGACATTCGCCGCCTGCGCCGCGACAACCCGGACGCGCGTATCATTGTCACCGGCTGCGCAGCCCAGACCGAGCCTGCGACGTTTTCCGCCATGCCCGAAGTCGATACCGTCATCGGCAACACCGAGAAGATGCAGGCCAGCACATGGGCGGCCCTTGCCGGTGATTTCGGGACCGAGCCTGTGCAGGTCGACGATATCATGTCCGTGACCGAGACGGCGGGCCACCTGATCGACGGGTTCGGCACGCGGTCGCGCGCCTATGTGCAGGTGCAAAACGGGTGCGATCATCGCTGCACGTTTTGCATTATCCCCTATGGCCGCGGCAATTCGCGCAGCGTGCCTGCAGGTGTCATCATCGACCAGATCAAGCGTTTGGTCGATGCGGGCTATAATGAGGTGGTGCTGACGGGGGTGGACCTGACCAGCTGGGGCGCGGATCTGCCCGCCACGCCAAAACTGGGCGATCTGGTCATGCGCATCCTGCGTCTGGTGCAGGATCTGCCGCGCCTGCGCATCAGCTCGATCGATTCAATTGAGGTGGATGAAAACTTGCTGGCCGCCATTGCGACCGAGCCGCGCCTGATGCCGCATCTGCATCTGAGCCTGCAACACGGTGATGATTTGATCCTAAAACGGATGAAGCGGCGGCATTTGCGTGATGACGCTATCGCCTTCGCCGAGGAGGCGCGGCGACTGCGCCCCGACATGACATTCGGCGCTGATATTATTGCCGGATTCCCGACCGAGACTGAGGCGCATTTTGAGAATTCCCTCGCGCTCGTACGGGAATGTGATCTTACATGGCTGCACGTCTTTCCCTATTCGCCCCGCCCCGGCACGCCTGCCGCGCGGATGCCGCAAGTGGACGGCCGGGCGATCAAGGATCGCGCGGCGCGGCTGCGAAGCGTTGGCACGGCGCAGGTGGAGCGTCACTTGAGCGCGCAAGTAGGTCGCAACCATGCTGTGCTAATGGAGAGCCCACATATGGGCCGGACTGAGCAATTTACCGAAGTCACGTTTGACACGCCCCGTCCTGAGGGCCAAATCGTCGCTGCGTGTATCAATGGCGTACGCGGCACGCAGCTAGTGGCAGCCTGA
- a CDS encoding FMN-binding negative transcriptional regulator has translation MHPNPVYRGATTDFNLDFARQQGFGMLAVAGDGAPLISHIPFVLNDAGDSADFHLVRSNPIARLVQVPTLARLAVQGPHSYISPDWYGAEEQVPTWNYIAVHLIGEIELRPADELRALLDRQTETYEASLAPKAPWTAAKMTPEVLDRMMRQIVPCRMRVAEVHGTWKLNQNKPGDVRLRAADHVDAYGMGQEVRLLAALMRSA, from the coding sequence ATGCATCCCAACCCCGTCTACCGCGGCGCGACTACAGATTTTAACCTCGATTTCGCGCGGCAGCAGGGATTTGGGATGTTGGCGGTGGCGGGAGATGGTGCACCGCTCATCAGCCACATCCCTTTCGTGCTGAACGATGCGGGCGACAGCGCGGATTTTCACCTCGTCCGCTCTAATCCCATCGCGCGGTTGGTTCAGGTGCCGACGCTTGCGCGGCTAGCCGTCCAAGGGCCCCATTCCTACATATCGCCCGATTGGTACGGGGCCGAGGAACAGGTGCCGACGTGGAACTATATCGCCGTGCATCTGATCGGCGAGATTGAGCTGCGCCCTGCTGATGAATTGCGCGCGCTACTGGATCGCCAGACCGAGACGTATGAGGCAAGCCTCGCGCCGAAAGCGCCATGGACCGCCGCCAAGATGACGCCCGAGGTTCTGGACCGCATGATGCGCCAGATCGTGCCCTGCCGGATGCGTGTGGCCGAGGTGCATGGAACTTGGAAGCTGAACCAGAACAAGCCGGGCGATGTGCGCCTGCGCGCCGCCGATCACGTCGATGCCTATGGCATGGGCCAAGAGGTGCGGCTGCTGGCCGCCCTCATGCGCAGCGCCTGA